From a single Falco peregrinus isolate bFalPer1 chromosome 10, bFalPer1.pri, whole genome shotgun sequence genomic region:
- the GPR88 gene encoding probable G-protein coupled receptor 88, translating into MPNASSWSASSPLLLLWEDSSGTRIFLSLLYAVLAISGTLSNVMVIYLVFSFKKLQTTSNAFIVNGCAADLSVCALWMPQEAVLGLLPPNSSSLRSVEYRLLRGGLLGLGLTVSLASHLLVAFNRYVLITKLPSVYQALYQRRHTGCMIGLSWALALLLVPLLPGLWAPGSAQQPPPQQTDSSSRYTALLVALAVLGQTALLLHCYLGIVRRVRGSAKRVSVLNFHLLHQLPFPAAPPPPRRAQRRLSSVSVLLLCCVFLLGTQPLVWVSLLGFFLRPAPPALQAASWLLLCSLSALNPLLYTWRSEEFRRAARSVLPRGEGPAAAPRPAAAAAGPAAAPPCPQLPRRRGTVGSAAAAPR; encoded by the coding sequence ATGCCCAACGCCTCTTCCTGGAGTGCTAGCTcgcccctgctgctgctctgggaggaCTCCTCTGGGACCCGCATCTTCCTGTCACTGCTCTATGCGGTCTTGGCTATCTCAGGGACTTTATCCAATGTGATGGTCATCTATTTAGTCTTCTCCTTCAAGAAGCTGCAGACCACCAGCAATGCCTTCATTGTGAACGGCTGTGCGGCAGACCTCAGCGTGTGCGCCCTGTGGATGCCCcaggaggctgtgctggggctgctgccccccAACTCCTCCTCCCTGCGCTCGGTGGAGTACCGGCTGCTCCGCGGGGGGCTCCTCGGCCTCGGCCTCACCGTCTCCCTGGCCTCTCACCTGCTGGTGGCCTTCAACAGGTATGTGCTCATCACCAAGCTGCCCAGCGTGTACCAGGCCCTTTACCAGCGGAGGCACACGGGCTGCATGATCGGGCTGTCCTGGGCCCTGGCCCTGCTACTGGTCCCGCTGCTGCCCGGGCTCTGGGCCCCgggctctgcccagcagccGCCCCCGCAGCAGACGGACAGCAGCTCCCGCTACACCGCCCTGCTCGTCGCCCTGGCCGTGCTGGGCCAGACCGCGCTGCTGCTCCACTGCTACCTCGGCATCGTGCGGAGGGTGCGGGGCAGCGCCAAGCGGGTCAGCGTCCTCAACTTCCACCTCCTGCACCAGCTGCCcttccccgccgccccgccgccgccccgccgcgcccagCGCCGCCTCAGCAGCGTCTCcgtcctgctgctctgctgcgtCTTCCTGCTGGGCACCCAGCCGCTGGTCTGGGTCAGCCTCCTGGGCTTCTTCCTGCGGCCGGCGCCGCCGGCGCTGCAGGCcgccagctggctgctgctctgctccctctcgGCCCTCAACCCCCTGCTCTACACGTGGCGCAGCGAGGAGTTCCGCCGGGCCGCCCGCTCCGTCCTGCCCCGCGGCgagggccccgccgccgccccgcgccccgccgccgccgccgccggccccgccgccgccccgccctgcccgcagctgccgcggcggcgggggacgGTGGGCAGCGCCGCGGCCGCGCCGCGCTGA